One Kineococcus radiotolerans SRS30216 = ATCC BAA-149 DNA window includes the following coding sequences:
- a CDS encoding metallopeptidase family protein, whose protein sequence is MVLRRRVPTRPRRRRDRHGRGLRGPLLPASLPAARTRSERFDDLVLDAVELLERRWAEQLAGVEFAVEDVPPSDPAPWEDDVVPLGRLFPAHGDRPARVVLYRRPLETRADGEDLDDLVADVVVEQVAHLLDLPPEDVDPRYGE, encoded by the coding sequence GTGGTCCTCCGACGCCGGGTGCCGACCCGTCCACGCCGACGCCGCGACCGCCACGGTCGCGGCCTGCGCGGCCCCCTGCTGCCCGCGTCGCTGCCGGCGGCGCGCACGCGCTCCGAGCGCTTCGACGACCTGGTCCTCGACGCCGTGGAGCTGCTGGAGCGCCGCTGGGCCGAGCAGCTGGCCGGGGTGGAGTTCGCGGTCGAGGACGTCCCGCCCTCGGACCCGGCCCCCTGGGAGGACGACGTCGTCCCGCTGGGCCGGCTGTTCCCCGCCCACGGCGACCGCCCGGCCCGGGTCGTGCTGTACCGGCGGCCGCTGGAGACCCGCGCCGACGGGGAGGACCTCGACGACCTGGTGGCCGACGTCGTCGTGGAGCAGGTCGCCCACCTGCTCGACCTGCCCCCCGAGGACGTCGACCCCCGCTACGGCGAGTAG
- a CDS encoding DUF3499 domain-containing protein, which translates to MSSRTPGTNASRPGAGRSTAPSARRCSRTACGRPAVATLTYVYSDSTAVLGPLATFAEPHCYDLCAEHADRLTAPRGWEVVRLAPDLVEAARQHDDLLAVAEAVRDRPGAPGRGIDPDAPAVRRGHLRVLRES; encoded by the coding sequence GTGAGCTCCCGCACCCCTGGAACGAACGCCTCCCGCCCCGGAGCCGGTCGCTCCACCGCCCCCAGCGCCCGGCGCTGCTCGCGCACGGCCTGCGGGCGCCCCGCGGTCGCGACGCTCACGTACGTGTACTCCGACTCCACGGCCGTCCTCGGCCCGCTGGCGACCTTCGCCGAACCCCACTGCTACGACCTGTGCGCCGAGCACGCCGACCGCCTCACCGCCCCCCGCGGCTGGGAGGTCGTGCGCCTGGCCCCCGACCTCGTCGAGGCCGCCCGCCAGCACGACGACCTCCTCGCCGTCGCCGAGGCCGTGCGCGACCGCCCCGGCGCGCCCGGGCGCGGCATCGACCCCGACGCCCCCGCCGTCCGCCGCGGGCACCTGCGGGTCCTGCGCGAGAGCTGA
- a CDS encoding phosphomannomutase/phosphoglucomutase: MIVTDPSDAPRRLPSVDLSAFIKAYDVRGTVPDQLDAGVVRAIGAAFADVVVLPEAPEGQPPRAVIGHDMRPSSPELSRAFADGLASRGVDVTLIGLCSTDGLYFASGFLGIPGAMFTASHNPAQYNGIKMCRAGAKPVGQDSGLSAIRDLAQSRLDAGTLPEETGSIGEVDEQDLLKAYAQHLRTLVDLTGSRRLKVVIDAGNGMGGFTAPAVLGDDAGLPALPLDVVPMYFELDGTFPNHEANPLDPANLVDLQAAVPEHGADIGLAFDGDADRCFVIDEKGDPVSPSAVTAMVARREIAKEIRAGREPVVIHNLITSRAVPEIIAADGGTPVRTRVGHSFIKERMAEVGAVFGGEHSAHYYFREFWSADTGMLAAMHVLAALAEQDRPLSELAAEYEKYVASGEINSTVQDAAATTERVVAAVRETAAAEGEELEVDRLDGVTVLHPASERQPMWWFNLRASNTEPLLRLNAEGADEATMVAVRDRVLALVRGA, encoded by the coding sequence GTGATCGTGACCGACCCCTCCGACGCCCCGCGCCGGCTCCCGTCCGTCGACCTCTCGGCCTTCATCAAGGCCTACGACGTGCGGGGCACCGTCCCCGACCAGCTCGACGCCGGCGTGGTGCGGGCCATCGGCGCCGCCTTCGCCGACGTCGTCGTCCTGCCCGAGGCCCCCGAGGGCCAGCCGCCGCGCGCCGTCATCGGTCACGACATGCGGCCCTCCTCCCCGGAGCTCTCGCGCGCCTTCGCCGACGGCCTCGCCTCGCGCGGGGTCGACGTCACCCTCATCGGCCTGTGCTCCACCGACGGCCTCTACTTCGCCAGCGGCTTCCTCGGCATCCCGGGCGCGATGTTCACCGCCAGCCACAACCCCGCCCAGTACAACGGCATCAAGATGTGCCGCGCCGGGGCCAAGCCCGTCGGCCAGGACAGCGGCCTGTCCGCGATCCGCGACCTCGCCCAGAGCCGGCTGGACGCCGGCACCCTCCCCGAGGAGACCGGCTCGATCGGCGAGGTCGACGAGCAGGACCTGCTGAAGGCCTACGCCCAGCACCTGCGGACCCTCGTCGACCTCACCGGCTCCCGCCGGCTCAAGGTCGTCATCGACGCCGGCAACGGCATGGGCGGCTTCACCGCCCCCGCCGTCCTCGGCGACGACGCCGGCCTGCCCGCGCTGCCCCTGGACGTCGTGCCGATGTACTTCGAGCTCGACGGCACCTTCCCCAACCACGAGGCCAACCCCCTCGACCCGGCCAACCTCGTCGACCTGCAGGCCGCCGTCCCCGAGCACGGCGCCGACATCGGCCTCGCCTTCGACGGCGACGCCGACCGCTGCTTCGTGATCGACGAGAAGGGCGACCCGGTCAGCCCCAGCGCCGTGACCGCGATGGTCGCCCGCCGCGAGATCGCCAAGGAGATCCGCGCCGGCCGCGAACCCGTCGTCATCCACAACCTCATCACCTCCCGCGCCGTGCCGGAGATCATCGCCGCCGACGGCGGGACGCCGGTGCGCACCCGCGTGGGGCACTCCTTCATCAAGGAGCGGATGGCCGAGGTCGGGGCGGTGTTCGGCGGGGAGCACTCCGCGCACTACTACTTCCGCGAGTTCTGGTCCGCCGACACCGGCATGCTCGCCGCGATGCACGTCCTCGCCGCGCTGGCCGAGCAGGACCGCCCGCTGTCCGAGCTCGCCGCCGAGTACGAGAAGTACGTCGCCAGCGGGGAGATCAACTCCACCGTGCAGGACGCCGCCGCCACCACCGAGCGGGTCGTCGCTGCGGTCCGCGAGACCGCCGCGGCCGAGGGCGAGGAGCTGGAGGTCGACCGCCTCGACGGGGTCACGGTCCTCCACCCCGCCAGCGAGCGCCAGCCGATGTGGTGGTTCAACCTGCGGGCCTCCAACACCGAGCCCCTGCTGCGGCTGAACGCCGAGGGCGCCGACGAGGCGACGATGGTCGCCGTCCGCGACCGCGTCCTCGCCCTGGTGCGGGGCGCCTGA
- a CDS encoding Trm112 family protein: protein MALDAWVLELLRCPVSGEPLEPVTVDGAEFLTTPSGIRYPVLDGVPVLLADAALRPGQPA, encoded by the coding sequence ATGGCCCTCGACGCCTGGGTGCTGGAGCTGCTGCGCTGCCCCGTCTCCGGGGAGCCCCTGGAACCCGTCACCGTCGACGGTGCGGAGTTCCTCACCACCCCCTCGGGGATCCGCTACCCGGTGCTCGACGGGGTCCCCGTCCTGCTCGCCGACGCGGCCCTCCGCCCGGGGCAGCCCGCGTGA
- a CDS encoding SIS domain-containing protein, whose amino-acid sequence MSALDETLLADGDGLTGADETGVLRALASAGAQVREALDLSAEARVARLAEDDRPRAVVIAALAGSSVVADIVTALAGRGCPVPVVVRHSGPLPSWVGPLDLVIAVSLSGRAPGPVALAAEASRRGARVLAVAGEGSPLAEIGARHGNVHVLPARGVRADGGDPRSSRVALWSLVTPVLLACDAMGLLPASAADLAGVADRLDAEAEACRPWSETFVNPAKVIALEVSGAVPVVLGDGDLMAAGARRAAGMLARTARVPAVSGALPDDASEVVATFGGPFASTVEDVFADPFLDGPPGPRLQLLVVRDSPLAVSDEDRRLADAVVTTATDAGVRVSEVVADEGSPAQRLAQVIARVDFAAAYLALASGIDPARSPQVADLKDRLG is encoded by the coding sequence GTGAGCGCCCTCGACGAGACCCTGCTCGCCGACGGCGACGGGCTCACCGGCGCCGACGAGACCGGTGTCCTGCGCGCCCTGGCCAGCGCCGGGGCGCAGGTCCGCGAGGCCCTCGACCTCTCCGCCGAGGCGCGGGTGGCCCGGCTCGCCGAGGACGACCGCCCCCGGGCCGTGGTCATCGCCGCGCTCGCGGGCAGCTCCGTCGTCGCCGACATCGTCACCGCCCTCGCCGGGCGGGGCTGCCCGGTGCCCGTCGTGGTGCGCCACAGCGGGCCGCTGCCGAGCTGGGTCGGGCCGCTGGACCTGGTGATCGCCGTCTCGCTGTCCGGGCGCGCGCCCGGGCCGGTGGCGCTGGCCGCCGAGGCCTCCCGGCGCGGGGCCCGCGTCCTCGCCGTGGCGGGGGAGGGTTCCCCGCTGGCCGAGATCGGGGCCCGGCACGGCAACGTCCACGTGCTCCCGGCCCGGGGCGTGCGCGCCGACGGCGGCGACCCGCGCTCCTCCCGGGTCGCGCTGTGGTCGCTGGTGACGCCGGTCCTGCTGGCCTGCGACGCGATGGGGCTGCTGCCGGCCTCCGCCGCGGACCTCGCGGGCGTCGCCGACCGCCTCGACGCCGAGGCCGAGGCCTGCCGCCCGTGGTCGGAGACGTTCGTGAACCCGGCCAAGGTCATCGCCCTCGAGGTGTCCGGCGCGGTGCCGGTGGTGCTCGGCGACGGCGACCTGATGGCCGCCGGGGCCCGCCGCGCCGCCGGGATGCTGGCCCGCACCGCGCGGGTCCCCGCGGTCAGCGGCGCCCTGCCCGACGACGCCAGCGAGGTCGTGGCGACCTTCGGCGGGCCGTTCGCCTCCACCGTCGAGGACGTCTTCGCCGACCCCTTCCTCGACGGCCCGCCCGGGCCGCGCCTGCAGCTGCTGGTGGTCCGCGACTCCCCGCTGGCGGTCTCCGACGAGGACCGCCGCCTCGCCGACGCCGTCGTCACCACGGCCACCGACGCCGGGGTGCGGGTCTCCGAGGTCGTCGCCGACGAGGGGTCCCCGGCGCAGCGCCTGGCGCAGGTGATCGCCCGCGTCGACTTCGCCGCGGCCTACCTGGCGCTGGCCTCCGGGATCGACCCCGCGCGCTCGCCGCAGGTCGCCGACCTCAAGGACCGGCTGGGCTGA
- the ahcY gene encoding adenosylhomocysteinase produces MSFEYRVRDLSLAEAGRHELRLAEHEMPGLMALRAEFGDSKPLAGARIAGSLHMTVQTAVLIETLLALGAEVRWASCNIFSTQDQAAAAVVVGSGTVEEPAGVPVFAWKGETLEEYWALADRIFDWGTDAEGHRIGPNMILDDGGDATMLVLEGKRFEAAGAVPATTAEDSEEYAVVLELLRKSLAEDPQRWTRIAEGIRGVTEETTTGVLRLAEYFRNGVLPFPAINVNDSVTKSKFDNKYGTRHSLIDGINRGTDVLIGGKTAVVFGYGDVGKGCAESLRGQGARVVVTEIDPINALQAAMDGYQVVRLEDVVETADIFITATGNKDVIMAADIAKMKHQALVGNIGHFDNEIDIAGLARIPGVEKVEIKPQVHEWRIPAAEGRPAHNVIVLSEGRLLNLGNATGHPSFVMSNSFANQVLAQIEVFTKPETYPVGVHRLPKQLDEKVARLHLDALGVRLTELTKSQAAYLGIDPEGPYKTDHYRY; encoded by the coding sequence ATGTCTTTCGAGTACCGGGTCCGGGACCTTTCCCTGGCCGAGGCCGGACGCCACGAGCTGCGTCTGGCCGAGCACGAGATGCCCGGGCTGATGGCGCTGCGCGCCGAGTTCGGCGACAGCAAGCCGCTGGCCGGCGCCCGCATCGCCGGGTCCCTGCACATGACCGTGCAGACCGCCGTCCTCATCGAGACCCTCCTCGCCCTGGGCGCGGAGGTCCGTTGGGCCAGCTGCAACATCTTCTCCACCCAGGACCAGGCCGCGGCGGCCGTCGTCGTCGGGTCCGGCACCGTCGAGGAGCCCGCGGGCGTCCCCGTCTTCGCCTGGAAGGGCGAGACGCTGGAGGAGTACTGGGCGCTGGCGGACCGCATCTTCGACTGGGGCACCGACGCCGAGGGCCACCGCATCGGCCCCAACATGATCCTCGACGACGGCGGCGACGCCACCATGCTCGTCCTGGAGGGCAAGCGCTTCGAGGCCGCCGGCGCCGTCCCCGCGACGACCGCGGAGGACTCCGAGGAGTACGCGGTCGTCCTGGAGCTGCTGCGGAAGTCCCTGGCCGAGGACCCCCAGCGCTGGACCCGCATCGCCGAGGGGATCCGCGGCGTCACCGAGGAGACCACCACCGGCGTGCTGCGCCTGGCGGAGTACTTCCGCAACGGCGTCCTGCCCTTCCCGGCGATCAACGTCAACGACTCGGTGACGAAGTCGAAGTTCGACAACAAGTACGGCACCCGGCACTCCCTCATCGACGGGATCAACCGCGGCACCGACGTCCTCATCGGCGGCAAGACGGCCGTCGTGTTCGGCTACGGCGACGTCGGCAAGGGCTGCGCGGAGTCCCTGCGCGGCCAGGGCGCGCGGGTCGTCGTCACCGAGATCGACCCGATCAACGCCCTGCAGGCCGCGATGGACGGCTACCAGGTCGTCCGCCTCGAGGACGTCGTCGAGACCGCCGACATCTTCATCACCGCGACGGGCAACAAGGACGTCATCATGGCGGCCGACATCGCGAAGATGAAGCACCAGGCCCTGGTGGGCAACATCGGCCACTTCGACAACGAGATCGACATCGCCGGTCTCGCCCGCATCCCCGGCGTGGAGAAGGTCGAGATCAAGCCGCAGGTGCACGAGTGGCGGATCCCCGCCGCCGAGGGCCGCCCGGCGCACAACGTCATCGTCCTGTCCGAGGGGCGCCTGCTGAACCTGGGCAACGCCACGGGTCACCCCAGCTTCGTCATGTCGAACTCGTTCGCCAACCAGGTCCTGGCCCAGATCGAGGTCTTCACCAAGCCGGAGACCTACCCGGTGGGTGTGCACCGGCTGCCCAAGCAGCTGGACGAGAAGGTCGCGCGGCTGCACCTCGACGCCCTCGGCGTGCGGCTGACCGAGCTCACCAAGTCGCAGGCCGCCTACCTCGGCATCGACCCCGAGGGTCCCTACAAGACGGACCACTACCGGTACTGA
- a CDS encoding GDSL-type esterase/lipase family protein, with the protein MPDTAPLRLALLGDSLAAGVGAADARDTPGPLLTADLVAAGIPAEHRVFAVSGARSTALAGQVAAAGTWPQVAVVVVGANDLTHAVPVAQAVAELAAALTALRATGAEAVLVPAPDLSVVAHVPPALREFARTASAQLRTAQTRAAAAAGVAVADTSAAAAVFARDPSMFSPDRFHPSAAGYRVIAADVAPLVRAAARTALGAA; encoded by the coding sequence GTGCCCGACACCGCTCCGCTCCGGCTGGCCCTCCTCGGCGACTCCCTGGCCGCGGGGGTGGGCGCGGCCGACGCCCGGGACACCCCGGGGCCCCTGCTGACCGCCGACCTGGTGGCCGCCGGGATCCCCGCCGAGCACCGGGTGTTCGCGGTGTCCGGGGCCCGCAGCACGGCGCTGGCGGGGCAGGTCGCCGCGGCGGGGACGTGGCCGCAGGTCGCGGTGGTCGTCGTGGGCGCCAACGACCTCACCCACGCCGTCCCGGTGGCGCAGGCCGTGGCCGAGCTCGCCGCGGCCCTCACCGCCCTGCGCGCCACCGGCGCGGAGGCCGTCCTCGTCCCGGCCCCGGACCTGAGCGTCGTCGCCCACGTCCCCCCGGCGCTGCGCGAGTTCGCCCGCACCGCCAGCGCGCAGCTGCGCACCGCGCAGACCCGCGCCGCCGCCGCGGCGGGGGTCGCCGTGGCGGACACCTCCGCCGCCGCGGCGGTGTTCGCCCGCGACCCCTCGATGTTCTCGCCGGACCGGTTCCACCCCTCCGCCGCGGGGTACCGGGTGATCGCCGCCGACGTCGCCCCGCTGGTGCGGGCGGCCGCGCGCACCGCCCTCGGCGCCGCCTGA
- the glgX gene encoding glycogen debranching protein GlgX has product MVDNSTPYPLGVTVREDGLNVAVYSETAEAVDVAVFDDGSETTHRLDQRTGHVFHGIVPGGVGTRYGFRVHGEWEPAEGLRHNAAKLLLDPYARAVEGQWGAGEETFGHLFADPEQRNDADSAPSVPRAVVVDPAFDWAGDRAPRTPLADTVVYEVHVKGFTQQHPDVPEEIRGTYAGLAHPAAIQHLLDLGVTAVELLPVHQFVQDSHLAEKGLRNYWGYNSIGFFAPHNEYSAAGDDGSQVREFKEMVKALHAAGLEVILDVVYNHTAEGNHMGPTLSLKGIDNGSYYRVVEEEPENYFDTTGTGNSLNVSHPAALQLILDSLRYWVSEMHVDGFRFDLATTLTRQWGDAHVHSAFLDIVHQDPVLAPVKLIAEPWDTQGYQVGGFPARWSEWNGKYRDDVRDFWRGQGSLGALTQRLTGSPDVYEADRRSPLCSVNFLTAHDGFTLADLTAYDEKHNEANGENSQDGESDNRSWNCGAEGPTDDEAVNALRDRQRRNLLTTLLLSAGVPMLLGGDEFGRTQGGNNNAYCQDDEISWFDWAGADRELLGFTRELLRLRRETSALRGAWYRGDGLDGSPDAVLSLRADGEPMTQAEWDDGNARAYGVQFSAEGSATVLLLVNGATNPVEFTVPKAPAGPWKLVVSSDPQQEVGREVADLLVGEWSTTVLRSA; this is encoded by the coding sequence ATGGTGGACAACAGCACCCCCTACCCCCTCGGCGTCACCGTGCGCGAGGACGGGTTGAACGTCGCCGTGTACTCCGAGACCGCCGAGGCGGTGGACGTCGCGGTCTTCGACGACGGTTCCGAGACGACCCACCGGCTGGACCAGCGCACCGGTCACGTGTTCCACGGGATCGTCCCCGGCGGGGTCGGCACCCGCTACGGGTTCCGCGTCCACGGCGAGTGGGAACCGGCGGAGGGGTTGCGGCACAACGCGGCCAAGCTGCTGCTGGACCCCTACGCCCGCGCCGTCGAGGGCCAGTGGGGTGCGGGGGAAGAGACCTTCGGGCACCTCTTCGCCGACCCGGAGCAGCGCAACGACGCCGACTCCGCGCCGTCCGTGCCGCGCGCGGTCGTCGTGGACCCCGCCTTCGACTGGGCCGGTGACCGCGCCCCGCGCACGCCGCTGGCCGACACCGTCGTCTACGAGGTCCACGTCAAGGGCTTCACCCAGCAGCACCCCGACGTGCCGGAGGAGATCCGCGGGACCTACGCCGGTCTCGCCCACCCGGCCGCGATCCAGCACCTGCTCGACCTCGGTGTGACCGCCGTGGAGCTGCTCCCGGTGCACCAGTTCGTCCAGGACTCCCACCTGGCCGAGAAGGGCCTGCGCAACTACTGGGGCTACAACTCCATCGGGTTCTTCGCCCCGCACAACGAGTACAGCGCCGCGGGCGACGACGGCTCCCAGGTCCGCGAGTTCAAGGAGATGGTCAAGGCCCTGCACGCCGCGGGGCTGGAGGTCATCCTCGACGTGGTCTACAACCACACCGCCGAGGGCAACCACATGGGCCCGACGCTCTCCCTCAAGGGCATCGACAACGGCTCCTACTACCGCGTCGTGGAGGAGGAGCCGGAGAACTACTTCGACACCACCGGCACCGGCAACAGCCTCAACGTGTCCCACCCCGCGGCCCTCCAGCTCATCCTGGACTCGCTGCGCTACTGGGTGAGCGAGATGCACGTCGACGGTTTCCGCTTCGACCTCGCGACCACGCTGACCCGCCAGTGGGGCGACGCGCACGTGCACTCCGCGTTCCTCGACATCGTCCACCAGGACCCGGTGCTCGCCCCGGTCAAGCTCATCGCCGAGCCGTGGGACACCCAGGGCTACCAGGTCGGCGGGTTCCCGGCCCGCTGGTCGGAGTGGAACGGGAAGTACCGCGACGACGTCCGCGACTTCTGGCGCGGCCAGGGGTCGCTCGGCGCGCTGACCCAGCGCCTCACCGGCAGCCCCGACGTCTACGAGGCTGACCGCCGCTCCCCGCTGTGCAGCGTGAACTTCCTCACCGCCCACGACGGCTTCACCCTCGCCGACCTCACGGCCTACGACGAGAAGCACAACGAGGCCAACGGGGAGAACAGCCAGGACGGCGAGAGCGACAACCGCTCCTGGAACTGCGGGGCCGAGGGGCCCACCGACGACGAGGCGGTCAACGCGCTGCGCGACCGCCAGCGCCGCAACCTCCTCACGACGCTGCTGCTCAGCGCCGGGGTGCCGATGCTGCTCGGCGGCGACGAGTTCGGCCGCACCCAGGGCGGCAACAACAACGCCTACTGCCAGGACGACGAGATCTCCTGGTTCGACTGGGCGGGCGCGGACCGCGAGCTGCTCGGGTTCACCCGCGAACTGCTCCGCCTGCGCCGGGAGACCTCCGCGCTGCGCGGCGCCTGGTACCGCGGCGACGGCCTCGACGGGTCCCCCGACGCGGTCCTGTCGCTGCGCGCCGACGGCGAGCCGATGACCCAGGCCGAGTGGGACGACGGCAACGCCCGCGCCTACGGCGTGCAGTTCAGCGCCGAGGGTTCCGCGACCGTCCTGCTGCTGGTGAACGGGGCCACCAACCCCGTCGAGTTCACCGTCCCGAAGGCCCCGGCCGGCCCGTGGAAGCTCGTGGTGTCCTCCGACCCGCAGCAGGAGGTCGGCCGCGAGGTCGCCGACCTGCTCGTGGGGGAGTGGTCCACGACGGTGCTGCGCTCGGCCTGA
- a CDS encoding RDD family protein, translated as MSAAGPVGEPVGEIVTGEAVVLGLRAASFASRMLAALLDAVIVGVVFAALLWGTSVLLSETDEAAYAAITLAESALCLIGIPVAVETATRGRTVGKLVLGVRVVRDDGGPVRFRHCLVRAVVGLFELWGLAGSPAIISALVTRRGKRVGDLLAGTYVVRERTAARHVPLPPMPPELAGWARTADIGRLPLPVVTAARQFLARTATLNPASRTALGVELADALLLHVSPAPPAGTDPERFLVAVLVERRDRELVRMQRREARTRDLERSIGRG; from the coding sequence GTGAGCGCTGCTGGCCCGGTCGGTGAGCCCGTCGGGGAGATCGTCACCGGCGAGGCCGTGGTGCTGGGGCTGCGGGCCGCGTCGTTCGCCTCCCGCATGCTGGCCGCGCTGCTGGACGCCGTGATCGTCGGCGTCGTGTTCGCCGCGCTGCTCTGGGGCACCTCGGTGCTGCTGTCGGAGACCGACGAGGCGGCGTACGCGGCGATCACCCTCGCCGAGAGCGCGCTGTGCCTGATCGGCATCCCCGTCGCGGTGGAGACCGCCACCCGCGGGCGGACGGTCGGCAAGCTCGTCCTGGGGGTGCGCGTCGTCCGCGACGACGGGGGCCCGGTCCGGTTCCGGCACTGCCTGGTCCGCGCCGTCGTGGGCCTGTTCGAGCTGTGGGGGCTGGCGGGCAGCCCCGCGATCATCTCGGCCCTGGTCACCCGTCGCGGCAAGCGGGTCGGCGACCTGCTGGCCGGGACCTACGTCGTGCGCGAGCGCACCGCGGCCCGGCACGTGCCGCTGCCGCCGATGCCCCCGGAACTGGCCGGCTGGGCGCGCACCGCCGACATCGGGCGGCTCCCGCTGCCCGTGGTGACCGCCGCCCGCCAGTTCCTGGCCCGCACCGCGACGCTGAACCCGGCCTCGCGCACGGCGCTGGGCGTGGAGCTGGCCGACGCGCTGCTGCTGCACGTCTCCCCCGCCCCGCCGGCCGGCACCGACCCCGAGCGGTTCCTCGTCGCCGTCCTCGTCGAGCGCCGCGACCGCGAACTGGTGCGGATGCAGCGGCGCGAGGCCCGCACCCGCGACCTGGAACGCTCGATCGGCCGGGGCTGA
- a CDS encoding GrpB family protein — protein MPGPAVLHPYDPAWPGRAAELLAAVRRALEPLGVAESHDHIGSTSVPGLRAKAYVDLQVRVRELPRPEVLDRALAPAGFVPTTGSRPDSPGVHRDIPRGSEVVPEEVWRKRLFVHDLDGPGASILHVRLSASPWGRYTVWFRDWLRAHPEARDRYAAFKTATAAAHAGDADYDGYTLAKTAFFDEVQEEFEAWGRRA, from the coding sequence GTGCCTGGACCCGCGGTGCTGCACCCCTACGACCCCGCCTGGCCCGGACGGGCGGCCGAGCTGCTCGCCGCGGTGCGGCGGGCGCTGGAGCCGCTGGGGGTGGCCGAGTCCCACGACCACATCGGTTCCACCTCGGTGCCCGGGCTGCGGGCCAAGGCCTACGTCGACCTGCAGGTCCGCGTCCGCGAGCTGCCGCGGCCCGAAGTGCTGGACCGGGCGCTGGCCCCGGCCGGCTTCGTCCCCACCACCGGGTCGCGCCCGGACTCCCCGGGGGTCCACCGCGACATCCCGCGCGGGAGCGAGGTCGTGCCGGAGGAGGTGTGGCGCAAGCGGCTGTTCGTCCACGACCTCGACGGGCCGGGGGCGTCGATCCTGCACGTCCGCCTGAGCGCCTCGCCGTGGGGCCGGTACACCGTGTGGTTCCGCGACTGGCTGCGCGCGCACCCCGAGGCCCGGGACCGCTACGCCGCGTTCAAGACCGCCACCGCCGCCGCCCACGCCGGGGACGCCGACTACGACGGCTACACGCTGGCCAAGACGGCGTTCTTCGACGAGGTGCAGGAGGAGTTCGAGGCGTGGGGGCGCCGGGCCTGA